In a genomic window of Quercus lobata isolate SW786 chromosome 4, ValleyOak3.0 Primary Assembly, whole genome shotgun sequence:
- the LOC115987581 gene encoding GDSL esterase/lipase 1-like — protein MMSLRFHFYFLILYASIIIPTKCFGNICLPKDHFALFIFGDSIVDVGNNNYINTTTYLQSNFWPYGESFFKYPTGRASNGRLIPDFIAEQANLPLIPPYLHPGYNRYTDGVNFASIGAGVLAETRQGLVIDLNTQLDYFKNIETLLKQKLGEEEAKTLLVKAVYLIYIGSNDYIVPFTTNPSILQSYSLEKYVNMVIGNLTTVIKEIYKKGGRKYVFLGLPPWGCIPYIKAQIPGNTGACMEKLTTLVKLHNRALSKVLPKLESQLKGFKYSMADFYSFLIERINSPSKYGFTEGKIACCGTGPYKGIPSCGGRKTVKEYELCENIGDYVFFDSGHPTEKAYQQFAELIWGGTPNITGPYNLKTLFER, from the exons ATCCCAACTAAATGTTTTGGTAACATCTGCCTGCCAAAGGATCATTTTGCCTTATTCATTTTCGGGGATTCAATAGTTGATGTTGGAAACAATAACTATATCAATACAACTACTTATCTCCAGTCAAATTTTTGGCCTTATGGGGAAAGCTTCTTCAAGTACCCCACTGGGAGAGCTTCCAATGGCCGCCTCATTCCAGATTTCATTG CTGAGCAAGCAAACTTGCCGCTAATTCCACCATATCTACATCCGGGTTATAATCGGTACACTGATGGGGTTAACTTTGCATCAATAGGAGCTGGTGTTCTTGCTGAAACTCGTCAAGGTTTG GTGATTGACCTAAACACTCAACTCGATTATTTCAAGAACATCGAGACACTGTTAAAGCAAAAACTAGGTGAAGAAGAAGCCAAGACGTTGCTGGTCAAAGCTGTTTACTTAATATACATTGGAAGCAACGATTACATTGTCCCCTTCACCACAAACCCCAGCATCCTTCAATCCTACTCTctagaaaaatatgtaaatatgGTGATTGGAAACTTGACAACTGTGATCAAA GAAATATATAAGAAAGGAGGAAGAAAATATGTGTTCTTAGGCTTGCCACCTTGGGGTTGTATCCCATATATAAAAGCACAAATACCAGGAAACACAGGTGCATGCATGGAGAAACTTACGACACTAGTAAAACTACACAATAGGGCACTTTCTAAAGTCCTTCCGAAGCTAGAGAGCCAGCTCAAAGGATTCAAATATTCAATGGCCGATTTCTACTCTTTTCTTATTGAAAGAATAAATAGCCCATCAAAATATG GTTTTACGGAAGGGAAGATTGCATGTTGCGGAACGGGTCCGTACAAGGGAATTCCGAGTTGTGGAGGAAGAAAAACAGTAAAAGAGTACGAATTATGTGAGAACATTGGTGACTATGTATTCTTTGACTCTGGTCATCCTACTGAAAAGGCCTACCAGCAATTTGCAGAGTTAATTTGGGGTGGAACTCCCAATATCACGGGTCCTTACAATCTCAAAACATTGTTTGAACGCTGA